From the Candidatus Nomurabacteria bacterium genome, one window contains:
- a CDS encoding HIT family protein, which yields MESCIFCKIIKGEIPCTKVYEDEVGLAFLDVNPINPGHTLLIPKEHHENIHEMPDELLEKLMPTAKKIANAIKFSIGATGINIGQNNGTDAGQVIWHYHMHIIPRFAGDGLKHWPGKPYMLGEAEETAEKIKSVL from the coding sequence ATGGAAAGTTGTATTTTTTGTAAAATCATAAAAGGAGAAATACCTTGCACCAAGGTCTATGAGGACGAAGTCGGTTTGGCTTTTTTGGATGTTAATCCAATAAATCCTGGGCACACACTCCTAATACCAAAAGAGCACCATGAAAATATACATGAGATGCCCGATGAGTTGCTTGAAAAATTGATGCCGACAGCAAAGAAAATAGCCAACGCTATAAAATTTAGTATAGGCGCAACAGGTATAAATATAGGACAAAACAATGGCACTGATGCCGGACAAGTTATATGGCACTATCATATGCATATAATTCCCCGTTTTGCAGGAGATGGACTAAAGCATTGGCCAGGCAAGCCTTATATGCTAGGTGAAGCTGAAGAAACTGCAGAAAAAATAAAATCTGTCTTATAA